The Shinella zoogloeoides genome includes a region encoding these proteins:
- a CDS encoding ABC transporter permease produces the protein MRLEPKPAPSLAVTLSFPLAAIVTTLVLTSILVLVAGASPLSVFYLVAKGAAGSQFALMETLTRATPLIFTGLAIAVAFRARLWNIGAEAQLYMGGIVTVALGTGALPLPSFILIPVLMIAAMAAGALILLGPAVLKTRFGVDEVVTTLLLNFIVLLFVSMLLDGVLKDPMGLGWPQSQKVIAEAQLPRLIQGKRLHYGFVIAIAAAAVVWVITKKTLLGYEMRAVGHNAEGARFVGIPVNRVLMKTALLSGGLAALAGFSEVSGLKGNLTLDLSPGYGYTGIVVAMLAMLNPLGVVASAIFVAGIFVGADAMSRAAKVPSYIADVMVATSLLTMVVAILLTRFKIRWR, from the coding sequence ATGCGGCTTGAGCCGAAGCCCGCACCGTCATTGGCGGTTACCCTGTCGTTCCCGCTGGCGGCGATCGTCACGACGCTGGTGCTGACGTCGATCCTCGTCCTCGTCGCCGGCGCGTCGCCGCTGTCGGTCTTTTATCTCGTCGCCAAGGGCGCCGCCGGTTCGCAGTTCGCGCTGATGGAGACCCTGACGCGCGCGACGCCGCTGATCTTCACCGGCCTTGCCATCGCCGTCGCCTTTCGCGCGCGGCTGTGGAACATCGGCGCCGAGGCCCAGCTCTATATGGGCGGCATCGTCACCGTGGCGCTTGGAACAGGGGCGCTGCCCCTGCCGTCCTTCATCCTGATCCCCGTGCTGATGATCGCCGCCATGGCGGCCGGCGCCCTCATCCTGCTCGGGCCGGCCGTGTTGAAGACGCGGTTCGGCGTCGATGAGGTGGTCACGACGCTGCTGCTCAATTTCATCGTGCTCCTCTTCGTCTCGATGCTGCTCGACGGCGTGCTGAAGGATCCGATGGGGCTCGGCTGGCCGCAATCGCAGAAGGTCATCGCCGAGGCGCAGTTGCCGCGCCTCATCCAGGGCAAGCGCCTGCACTACGGCTTCGTCATCGCCATCGCGGCCGCGGCCGTCGTCTGGGTGATCACGAAGAAGACCCTGCTCGGCTACGAGATGCGCGCCGTCGGGCACAATGCCGAGGGCGCGCGCTTCGTCGGCATCCCGGTCAACCGCGTGCTGATGAAGACGGCGCTGCTTTCGGGCGGCCTTGCGGCCCTTGCCGGCTTTTCGGAAGTGTCGGGACTCAAGGGCAACCTGACGCTCGACCTCTCGCCCGGCTATGGCTACACCGGCATCGTCGTAGCGATGCTCGCCATGCTCAATCCCCTGGGTGTCGTCGCCTCCGCCATCTTCGTCGCCGGCATCTTCGTCGGCGCGGATGCCATGAGCCGCGCGGCCAAGGTGCCGAGCTACATCGCCGACGTGATGGTCGCCACATCGCTGCTGACGATGGTAGTCGCGATCCTTCTGACCCGCTTCAAGATCAGGTGGAGGTGA
- a CDS encoding ABC transporter permease, with protein MDALDILFSASFWVAAIRIASPLIFATMGELICERAGVLNLGIEGIMTAGAFAGWFTVYAGGDLWTGLVVAALVGALFGLLHATLTVPLGLSQHVVGIGVTLLATSLTYFTYRLLLPEVTSPPKIEPFQPWPVPGLSKIPVVGEALFTQTPLTYLAFLSVAVVAWTLYRTPVGLAVRAAGENPSAVEAQGISVTGIRMGAVVAGSALMALGGAFLTTSAFNSFFFQMINGRGWICIALVVFGSWRPGKALIGAILFAAFDAYQVRLQQISGGIVPYQVFLMMPYALSILALILVARRATYPKALMIPYQKGER; from the coding sequence ATGGACGCGCTGGACATCCTCTTTTCCGCCTCCTTCTGGGTCGCCGCGATCCGCATCGCCTCGCCGCTGATCTTCGCCACCATGGGCGAATTGATCTGCGAGCGCGCGGGCGTCCTCAATCTCGGCATCGAGGGCATCATGACGGCGGGCGCCTTCGCCGGCTGGTTCACCGTCTATGCCGGCGGCGATCTCTGGACGGGGCTTGTGGTCGCCGCCCTCGTCGGCGCGCTGTTCGGCCTGCTGCATGCCACGCTCACCGTGCCGCTCGGCCTGTCGCAGCACGTCGTCGGCATCGGCGTGACGCTGCTCGCCACCAGCCTCACCTATTTCACCTACCGCCTCCTCCTGCCGGAGGTGACGTCGCCGCCGAAGATCGAGCCGTTCCAGCCGTGGCCCGTCCCGGGCCTGTCGAAGATCCCCGTGGTCGGCGAGGCGCTGTTCACGCAGACGCCGCTGACCTATCTCGCCTTCCTCTCGGTGGCGGTCGTCGCCTGGACCCTCTACCGGACGCCGGTCGGCCTTGCCGTCAGGGCGGCCGGCGAAAATCCCTCGGCCGTCGAGGCACAGGGCATTTCGGTGACCGGCATCCGCATGGGCGCGGTCGTCGCCGGCAGCGCGCTGATGGCGCTCGGCGGCGCCTTCCTCACCACCTCGGCCTTCAATTCCTTCTTCTTCCAGATGATCAACGGCCGGGGCTGGATCTGCATCGCGCTCGTCGTCTTCGGCTCCTGGCGGCCGGGCAAGGCGCTGATCGGCGCCATCCTGTTCGCCGCCTTCGATGCCTACCAGGTCCGTCTTCAGCAGATATCGGGCGGCATCGTGCCCTATCAGGTCTTCCTGATGATGCCCTATGCGCTGTCGATCCTGGCGCTGATCCTGGTCGCGCGCCGCGCCACCTATCCCAAAGCTTTGATGATCCCCTACCAGAAAGGCGAAAGATGA